GAGCCGACCTCCGACCGGAACGCGATCGCCAGCCGGTTCCAGGTGTTGATGGTCGTGATGGCCAGCGTGAGGTCCACCAGCTCCTTCTCGCTGAAGTGCTGCCTGACGCGCTCGTAGAGCTCGTCGGAGACGCCCTCCTGCGACACGAGCGTGAGGGCCTCCGTCCACTCCAGGGCGGCCCGCTCGCGCTCGGTGTAGAACGGCGCCTCGCGCCAGGCGGGCAGCACGTACAGCCGCTGCTCCGACTCGCCTGCCACCCGCGCGTCCTTGCTGTGCATGTCCAGGCAGTAGCCGCAGCGGTTGATCTGCGAGGCCCGCATCCTCACCAGCTCGAGCAGAGACCGCTCGAGACCGCAGCGCCTCACGTAGGCCTCGACCCCGCGTAGCGCCGCGACGCCCTCGCTGCTGACCTTCCCGAACGCGATCCGCACCTGCATCAGACCCACGCCTCCGGCACACACGCTAACCGGGAGCAGACGCGGCCGAAGCGGCTCGTCGCTCGAGCCGTGCAACGTCGCCACAGCCCGATGTTCCACCCCGGGAGGGCTGGGCGCGGCCACGGTTCGCGCAGCGATGGGGACATTCGGCTGGTCCCAGCCGCGCGCCGCCGCCCGATACTGGTCCTGGTCCGGGCGAGGCGGGAAGGGTGCGTGGCCCATGAGCGTGCGAGCTGGAACGGTTGGGACGGCGCAGGACCGGGCGCTGGTCGCCTACGCCACGCGTCTCGGCTCGACCCGTGAGGCCGCCAAGGCGGTGGCCGCGGGCCTGCGCGACGCCGGTCTCGAGGTGGACGTCGCGCCGGCGCGGGACGTCCGCGGCCTCACGGGCTACGGGTTGGTCGTGCTTGGCACGGCGCTGTACGTGGGCCGCTGGCACAAGGACGTGCGCGGCCTCCTGAAGCGCCACCGCGGCGAGCTGACGGGCCGGCATGTGGCCCTCTTCGTGCTCGGCCCCGTGAAGGTCCCGCGCGACGAGGACGAGTGGCGGAGCTCGCGGAGCCAGATGGAGGGGCAGCTCGCGCGCTACCCCTGGCTGCAGCCGGTGAGCTGCGAGCTGTTCGGCGGACGCTTCGACCCGAAGCTGCTGCCGTTCCCGCTCGACCGCCTGGCCGGCGCGGCTCCCGCCTCCGACGCCTTGGACCTCGACGCGGTCCGGGCCTGGGCGAGGGAGCTGGCCGGGAGGCTCCAGACCGTGCAGAGCGCCGTGGCGAGCGCGCCGTAGCGTCGACCTGAGGGGGCCGACTGGAGGCCCCTCGCCGGCGGTCGCCGCCTGGCGCTGGACCCGGGCGCCTCGACAGTCGGCCGGTCAGGAGCGGTCAGCCACGGGCCACGGCGTCTCGGGAACGGGCGTGAGGGGCTCTCCCGTTTCGAACCAGCTTCTCAGGTTCGCGACCAGCAGCTCGCCCATGGCGTCGTGCGTGGGCAGGGAGGCCGAGCCGACGTGCGGGAGCAGCACGACGTTGTCGAGCCCTAGGAAGCGAGGGTCAACGTGCGGCTCGTTGCGGAAGACGTCGAGGCCGGCGGCCATGATCGTCCCGTCCCGCAGGGCCGCGATGAGGGCGTCCTCGTCGACCGTCGACCCCCGCCCGACGTTGACGAACACCCCTTCGGGGCCGAGGGCGCGCAGCACGGCCGCGTCGACGAGCTCGTCCGTGGCAGCTCCCCCCGGTAGGACGGCGATGAGGGTGTCGACCGCCGCCGCCAGCTCGACGGCGCTAGCGACGTACTCGTACGGCGCGTCCGGGACCCGCCGCCTGTTGTGGTAGGCGACGGGCACTCCCATGGCCTCGAGGCGCCTGGCGATGGCCCTCCCGATGCGGCCCAGCCCGAGGATGCCCGCTTTGCGGCCCCGGAGCGACCCGCGCGTGGGTGGGAACTTCCCGAGCCGGGCCCAGTCGCCCGCGCGCACGTAGCGCTCGGCCCTGGCGAGCTCGCGCAAGGTCATGATCAGGAGGCCGATGGTGAGGTCGGCGACCTCCTCGCTCAGCACGTCGGGGGTGTTCGTGACGACGATGCCGCGCTCCCTGGCGTAGGCGAGGTCGATCCCGTCGTACCCGACGCCGAACACCGCCACGATCTCCAGCGCCGGCAGCCTCTCCATGAGCCGGCGGTCGATGGCGGCCTGACCGCCGCGAGCGACCGCCCTGATCCGCGGACCCACCCTCCCCAGCAGCTCCTCCGGGTCGCTCGCCTCGTTCAGGAGGTGCAGCTCGAACAGGCTCTCGAGCCGTGCCCGCGTGCTGGGGTGGATGGCCTCCGGCAGGAGCACGTCGACCTTCGACGCGGGCCTCATCTACGACCCTCCACAGCCGGACGTCTTCGCGTCACGACACAGAAGGTTGTAACCCCGCTCGCGGCGAACTCACACCGTCAACCTGACGATCGGCCGCGTGTCCTTGCGGCGCAGCACCTCCTCGAAGCCCGCGGCGGTGAACATGCCCATCGTGCCGGTGAAGTAGTCGCCAGCGGACCCCGGTCCGTCGACGGGGTAGCCCTCGACGACCTTCGCGCCCATGAACCTCGCGTACTCCACGGCGGCGGCCAGCAGACCTGCGCCGACGCCCCTCCTCCTGTGGCCGACCCTCACGACGAAGCAGTTGATGCACCACGGGTCCGTGTCGTCGACGGCCTTGAGGATCCGCGAACGACCCAGCCGCGGGAAGTCGCTGCGCGGGCCGATCTGGACCCAGCCTACCGGCGTCTCGTCCAGGTAGCCGATCAGCCCCGGCGGGCGGGCGTCGTCGACGAGGTCGTGGAACCTGTCGCAGTTGTCGCGCCTCTCCGGGTAGCCGCCGTCCGGCCGTCGCCAGTACATGCAGAAGCACTGGCGCGCCACGCCCTTCTCGCCGAAGACCGCCCGCATGTCGTCGAAGCGGGCGAGGGTGAGCGGCCGCACCGTCATCGGCCCGGCCGCGGTGGGAGCGGTCGTGGACCAGTCCGCGGCCGCCGCCGCGTCGCGTCCCGACGCGCCTCTGCCTGTCCTCGAAGCCGTCATGCCGGGAACCTAGAACCCAACCCGGTCAGCGGCTGTCCGCGTTGGGGTCGGCGCCGACCGACGCCCCGCTCGGCGCCTGTCCTCGTTGGGGCGCGGGCACGCGGCCTCGCTCGGCTCTCGCCCTCCACCGGAGTCATGTCCGCCCGAGGGGGCCAAGTGTTAACCTCGGTCCCGAACTCCAACCGCTGCAGGGAGGACCCATGAAGCGTCTGCTCATCTCGTTGCTCGTGGCCGTCGGGGGCGTCGCGCTGGCGCAGGAGACCCTGAACGTGGGCCTGCTGCTACCCTTCACGGGCCAGTACGACTGGGTGGGCGCGAACGTCCAGCCCGTGGCCCAGATGATCGCCGACGAGATCAACGAGAGCGGGGGGATCGACGGGGCGCAGGTACGGCTGGTCATCGGCGACACCGAGGGCACGGTGGACGCCGGCTTCACCGCGGCCCAGAAGCTCATCAACGCCGACGGCGTCGTCGCCATCGTCGGCCCCACGTCGCTCTCGCTGGCGGGGAACCAGCAGCTCATCGTCGACACAGGCACGCCGATCGTCTCGCCCACGGCCGGCACCACGGCGCTGGACGCCTTCAACGACCAGTACGTCTTCCGGACGGTGCCGTCCGACTCGCTCGGCGGTAGGGCGATCGCGCGCGCCGCGACCGACGGCCAGTACCTGGGGGGCGACGCCTTCGCGAGGCCGGTGCTCATGGTGGCGAACGCACCGGCGATGATCTCGTTCCAGGACCCCGTGGCCGCGGCTTTCGAGGAGTACGGCACGCCGGTCCTCGCGAACGTCCTCTTCACCCCGGGCAAGACGAGCTACCGCACCGAGGTGCAGGAGGTGCTGGCGAACGACCCCGACGTCATCGTGCTCGTCGCCACCCCCGAGGACTCCGCGCGCGTGATGCAGGCGGCGTTCCAGGCGGGCTACGAGGGCACCTGGTTCGTCACGCAGGACCAGACGACGAGCGACTACATCGAGCTGGCCACCCCCGAGCTCGTCGAGGGCATCTACGGCCTCGAGGAGGTCGCGGCGCCGGAGAGCGCCGACCTGAACGCCGCCTTCCAGGAGCGGTACAAGGCCTACAGCGGCAACGACGTGCAGATCTTCGGCACCAACACCTACGACGCGATGAACGTCGTCGGCCTGGCCATGCTGCGCGCCGCGCTGAGGGACGGCGAGGTCACGCGCGAGACGATCACCGCCAACATCCGCGCGGTCACCGACCCGGGCGAGGGCAAGGTCGTCGTGCACGACTACACCGCCGGCAAGGAGGCGCTCGAGGCCGGCCAGGAGGTCGACTACCAGGGCCTCGTGGGGCCGATCGACTTCGACCGGTACGGCAACATCACGGCGCCCTTCGCGATCAAGCGGGTCGTGAACGGCGAGTGGACGACCGTCACGATCCTCCCGGCCGAGGCGCTGGACTGAGGGACGCGAGGTCCCGGCGACGTGCTGGTGGGATGAGGCGAGCGGCGGCCCGGCCCGCACCGGCCCGCCGCCCGCCTCGGCCGCGCCGCGCGGTCACGACCCGGTCGCCTTCTCCTTGCGCCCACCACCTTGCCGCCCTTCACGGTGGCGCCCCGCTTCCTCGCCCTCACCGCGGCTAGCGTGAACCGGTGACCGAGCTGCTGCAGACGCTGCTCTTCGGCCTGGCCACCGGGGCGGTGATAAGCCTGAGCGCCGTCGGCCTGTCGCTGTCGTACGGGGTCACGCGCTTCATCAACTTCTCCTACGGCGAGCTGCTGACGCTCGGCGCCTACCTGACCTTCGTCGCCGTCTCCCTCGGCCTGCCGGTGCCCCTCGCGGCCGCGGTCGGCATGGTCGTGGTGGGCGTCATCGGCGTCCTGCTGGCCCGCGCGTTCTTCGACCCGATCATCGAGCGCGGCTTCCTCGCGCTCCTCGTCACCAGCGTCGGCCTGGCCTTCGTGCTGCAGAACCTCGTGCGCATGGTCTTCGGCTCGAGCCCGACGCGCTTCCCGTTGCCGCTGATGCGCCCCTGGCGCGTCGGCGAGCTGATCGTCCCCAAGGTGCCCGTGCTGGTGATCGGCATCGCGCTCGTCACGATGCTCGGCGTGCACCTGATGCTGCGCTTCACGCGCATGGGCAAGATGATGCGCGCCACCAGCGACAACGGCCCGCTGGCCCGCGCCTCTGGCATCGCGACGGGCCGCGTCCTCTCGACCACGTGGTTCATCAGCGGGGCCATCGCCGCGCTGGGCGGCGTGCTGCTCGGCATCACTCAGCTCTCGCTGCAGCCGATCATGGGCTGGAGCTTCCTCCTCGTGGTCTTCGCGGCCGTGCTGCTGGGCGGGATCGGCAACCCCTACGGCGCGATGCTCGGCGCGCTGATCGTGGGCCTGGGGATCGAGCTCGGCGTCGCCTACGTCGCGCCCGACTACGGCCACGCCTTCGCCTTCCTGCTCCTCGTCGTCGTGCTCCTCGTGAGGCCGCAGGGCCTGTTGAAGGGGAGCTTCTGATGGCGCTGACGGCGTTCCTCGCCGGCCTGCTCACGCTGGCGCTCATCTACGGCGTGCTCACGCTGGGGCTGCACCTCCAGTTCGGGCTCGCCGGGCTGCTCAACTTCGGCCACGTCGCGTTCTTCGCGGTCGGCGCGTTCACCAGCGCCCTGCTCTCGCTGCCGCCCAAGGGCAGCGAGGCGTACCTGGCGATCGGCGGGCGCTACGAGGTCGGGCTCGGCCTGCCCGTCCCCGTCGCGTTCCTCGCCGCCGGCGTGGCGAGCGGCCTGCTCGCGCTGCTCATCGGCGCCACCAGCGTCCGGCTCAGCTCCCACTACCTCGCCGTCGCGACCTTCGCGATGGCCGAGATCGTGCGCAGCGTGCTCAACAACGAGTCGTGGCTCACGCGCGGGCAGTTCGGCATCTCCGGCGTCCCCCAGCCGCTCAGGGGCGCCTTCGCGACCGGCGACTATCCGTTCGTCTACCTGGCCGTCACCGCGGTGGTCGTGGGGCTGCTGCTGGTCGTGGCCGTGCGGCTCACCGCCTCGCCGTTCGGCCGGGCGCTGCGGGCGGTCCGCGAGGACGAGCCGGCGGCGCGCTCGCTGGGGAAGCCCGCCCCCGGCCTGAAGCTGCGGGCCTTCGCGCTCGGCGGGGTGCTGGCCGGGTTCGCCGGCAGCCTCTGGACCCACTCGCTCGGCATCGTCCACATCGGCCAGTTCGTGCCCATCATCACGTTCCAGGTCTGGCTCGCGCTGCTGCTGGGCGGGCGCGGCAACCCGTTCGGCGCCGTGCTGGGCGCGGTCGTGCTCATGGCGATCACCGAGGGCACCCGCTTCCTCGACGGCCTGCGGTTCCTCGAGCCGCTCACGCGCCGCAACCCCAGCTTCGTGCCGTCCTTGCGCTACGTGGTCATCGGGCTGCTGCTCATCGCGGTGGTGCGCTTCTTCCCGCGCGGCATCATGCCCGAGCGCCTGCGGCGGCCGCCGCGGAGCGTCGAGAGCGGTGAGGCCGGGTGAGGGCGGGCTTCGCCGCGACGAGCGCCGGCGGGGCCGCGGGCACGAGCGCGACCGCGGCGGCCGGCGCGGTCGCCACTGAGGTCAGGCCAGGCGAGCCGCTGCTCCGCCTGCGCGGCCTGTCGCGGTCGTTCGGCGGCCTCAGGGCCGTCGACGGCGTCAGCTTCGACGTCCTGCGCGGCAGCATCACGGGGCTCATCGGCCCGAACGGGGCCGGCAAGTCCACGCTCTTCGACCTCGTCACCGGCGTGACCAGGCCCGACGCCGGCAGCGCGCTCCTCGGCGGGACGGAGCTGGTGGGCAGGAGCCCCGACGCCATCGCGAGGGCGGGCCTCGGCCGCACGTTCCAGACGCCCCGCATCTTCGCCGGCATGTCGGTGTGGGAGAACCTCATGGCGGGCGGCCAGCGGCACCCCGGCGAGGGCGTCCTCGGGAGCCTGCTGCCCGGCCCTGCCGCCCGCGCGCGCGAGCGCGAGCTGGCGGAGCGCGCCGCCGAGCTCCTGCGCTTCCTCGGTCTGGAGCGCCTGGCCGCGGCTCCCGCCGAGGAGCTCTCGGGCGGCCAGCGCAAGCTGCTGACCCTCGGCCGCGCCCTGATGACCGACCCCACGCTCCTGCTGCTCGACGAGCCGGCGGCCGGCGTGAACCAGACGCTCACGCGGACGCTGATGGCGAGGATCTCCGACCTCCGGGACGGCGGCGTGACCGTGCTGGTCGTGGAGCACGACATGGACCTCGTGATGCGCCTGTGCGACCACGTGGTCGTGATGCACCAGGGCCGCGTCCTCGCCCAGGGCGCCCCCGCCGCCGTGCAGCGCGACGAGCGCGTGATCGACGCCTACCTGGGAGGGGCGCTGTGAGCGACCGGCCCGCCCCCTTGCTCGTCGTCGAGGGGCTCGACGCCGGCTACGGGCCGCTCCAGATCCTCTTCGGCGTGTCGCTGCAGGTGGGCGAGGGCGAGCAGGTGCTGGTGTTCGGCCCGAACGGCGCCGGCAAGAGCACGCTGATGAAGGCCCTCCTCGGCCTGGTCACCCCGACCGCCGGCAGGCTCACGTTCCGCGGGGAGTCGATCGCCGGGCTCCCGACCGAGGCGATCGTCAGGCGCGGGGTGGGCTACGTGCCGCAGCTCGACAACGTCTTCGGGTCGATGACCGTGGCCGAGAACCTCGAGATGGGCGGCGCCACGCTGAGCCGGCGGCGCGTCCGGCGGCGCGTCCGGGAGCTCGAGGAGCGCTTCCCCCTGCTCGGCGAGCGCCGCGGCCAGCTCGCGCACACGCTCTCCGGCGGGCAGAGGCAGCTGCTGGCGATGGCCCGCGCCCTGATGCGGGAGCCGAGCCTGCTGCTCGTCGACGAGCCGACGGCCGGCCTCGCCCCCCAGGCCGTGCGCGAGGTCTTCGAGACGATCCGCGCGATCAGCGCGGAAGGTACCGCGGTCCTGATGGTCGAGCAGAACGCGCGCCAGGCGCTCGAGTTCGTCGACCGCGGGGTCGTGCTCGAGAACGGCTCGGTGCGCCTCAGCGGCCCGGCCGCGGAGCTAAGAGGGCGCGACGACATCGCGGCGCTCTACCTCGGCGTGGCGCGGGGGCGATAGCTCCTCGGTCCGCGGGCCCACGTCGACCTCTCCGACCCAAGGCTGGCCGGGGACGCCAGAGCATCACGCGTCTAGCGGGTTCGCGCCCTCACTGGCCCCCGGCGCGCCTCAGCTCCCAGGTCACCGTGGTGGTGACGACCGTGTAGCCGTCGTCCTCCACCGTGGTCTCGCTGCCGCTCAGCACGCCCGGGTCCTCCGGGTCGACGGTCTCGTGGCCGTAGGCCGCGAAGAGGTCCGGTGAGTAAGCTTCGGTGTAGGTACTCGAGCCGTCCTCGTACTCGCCGACGCAATCGGGGCCCGTCCGCGAGGTGGACTCGTAGCTCT
The Trueperaceae bacterium genome window above contains:
- a CDS encoding 2-hydroxyacid dehydrogenase gives rise to the protein MRPASKVDVLLPEAIHPSTRARLESLFELHLLNEASDPEELLGRVGPRIRAVARGGQAAIDRRLMERLPALEIVAVFGVGYDGIDLAYARERGIVVTNTPDVLSEEVADLTIGLLIMTLRELARAERYVRAGDWARLGKFPPTRGSLRGRKAGILGLGRIGRAIARRLEAMGVPVAYHNRRRVPDAPYEYVASAVELAAAVDTLIAVLPGGAATDELVDAAVLRALGPEGVFVNVGRGSTVDEDALIAALRDGTIMAAGLDVFRNEPHVDPRFLGLDNVVLLPHVGSASLPTHDAMGELLVANLRSWFETGEPLTPVPETPWPVADRS
- a CDS encoding branched-chain amino acid ABC transporter permease yields the protein MALTAFLAGLLTLALIYGVLTLGLHLQFGLAGLLNFGHVAFFAVGAFTSALLSLPPKGSEAYLAIGGRYEVGLGLPVPVAFLAAGVASGLLALLIGATSVRLSSHYLAVATFAMAEIVRSVLNNESWLTRGQFGISGVPQPLRGAFATGDYPFVYLAVTAVVVGLLLVVAVRLTASPFGRALRAVREDEPAARSLGKPAPGLKLRAFALGGVLAGFAGSLWTHSLGIVHIGQFVPIITFQVWLALLLGGRGNPFGAVLGAVVLMAITEGTRFLDGLRFLEPLTRRNPSFVPSLRYVVIGLLLIAVVRFFPRGIMPERLRRPPRSVESGEAG
- a CDS encoding branched-chain amino acid ABC transporter permease, producing MTELLQTLLFGLATGAVISLSAVGLSLSYGVTRFINFSYGELLTLGAYLTFVAVSLGLPVPLAAAVGMVVVGVIGVLLARAFFDPIIERGFLALLVTSVGLAFVLQNLVRMVFGSSPTRFPLPLMRPWRVGELIVPKVPVLVIGIALVTMLGVHLMLRFTRMGKMMRATSDNGPLARASGIATGRVLSTTWFISGAIAALGGVLLGITQLSLQPIMGWSFLLVVFAAVLLGGIGNPYGAMLGALIVGLGIELGVAYVAPDYGHAFAFLLLVVVLLVRPQGLLKGSF
- a CDS encoding GNAT family N-acetyltransferase, with translation MTASRTGRGASGRDAAAAADWSTTAPTAAGPMTVRPLTLARFDDMRAVFGEKGVARQCFCMYWRRPDGGYPERRDNCDRFHDLVDDARPPGLIGYLDETPVGWVQIGPRSDFPRLGRSRILKAVDDTDPWCINCFVVRVGHRRRGVGAGLLAAAVEYARFMGAKVVEGYPVDGPGSAGDYFTGTMGMFTAAGFEEVLRRKDTRPIVRLTV
- a CDS encoding carboxymuconolactone decarboxylase family protein; translation: MQVRIAFGKVSSEGVAALRGVEAYVRRCGLERSLLELVRMRASQINRCGYCLDMHSKDARVAGESEQRLYVLPAWREAPFYTERERAALEWTEALTLVSQEGVSDELYERVRQHFSEKELVDLTLAITTINTWNRLAIAFRSEVGS
- a CDS encoding ABC transporter ATP-binding protein, which translates into the protein MSDRPAPLLVVEGLDAGYGPLQILFGVSLQVGEGEQVLVFGPNGAGKSTLMKALLGLVTPTAGRLTFRGESIAGLPTEAIVRRGVGYVPQLDNVFGSMTVAENLEMGGATLSRRRVRRRVRELEERFPLLGERRGQLAHTLSGGQRQLLAMARALMREPSLLLVDEPTAGLAPQAVREVFETIRAISAEGTAVLMVEQNARQALEFVDRGVVLENGSVRLSGPAAELRGRDDIAALYLGVARGR
- a CDS encoding ABC transporter substrate-binding protein, with the translated sequence MKRLLISLLVAVGGVALAQETLNVGLLLPFTGQYDWVGANVQPVAQMIADEINESGGIDGAQVRLVIGDTEGTVDAGFTAAQKLINADGVVAIVGPTSLSLAGNQQLIVDTGTPIVSPTAGTTALDAFNDQYVFRTVPSDSLGGRAIARAATDGQYLGGDAFARPVLMVANAPAMISFQDPVAAAFEEYGTPVLANVLFTPGKTSYRTEVQEVLANDPDVIVLVATPEDSARVMQAAFQAGYEGTWFVTQDQTTSDYIELATPELVEGIYGLEEVAAPESADLNAAFQERYKAYSGNDVQIFGTNTYDAMNVVGLAMLRAALRDGEVTRETITANIRAVTDPGEGKVVVHDYTAGKEALEAGQEVDYQGLVGPIDFDRYGNITAPFAIKRVVNGEWTTVTILPAEALD
- a CDS encoding flavodoxin domain-containing protein, with product MSVRAGTVGTAQDRALVAYATRLGSTREAAKAVAAGLRDAGLEVDVAPARDVRGLTGYGLVVLGTALYVGRWHKDVRGLLKRHRGELTGRHVALFVLGPVKVPRDEDEWRSSRSQMEGQLARYPWLQPVSCELFGGRFDPKLLPFPLDRLAGAAPASDALDLDAVRAWARELAGRLQTVQSAVASAP
- a CDS encoding ABC transporter ATP-binding protein, which produces MRAGFAATSAGGAAGTSATAAAGAVATEVRPGEPLLRLRGLSRSFGGLRAVDGVSFDVLRGSITGLIGPNGAGKSTLFDLVTGVTRPDAGSALLGGTELVGRSPDAIARAGLGRTFQTPRIFAGMSVWENLMAGGQRHPGEGVLGSLLPGPAARARERELAERAAELLRFLGLERLAAAPAEELSGGQRKLLTLGRALMTDPTLLLLDEPAAGVNQTLTRTLMARISDLRDGGVTVLVVEHDMDLVMRLCDHVVVMHQGRVLAQGAPAAVQRDERVIDAYLGGAL